One Epinephelus moara isolate mb unplaced genomic scaffold, YSFRI_EMoa_1.0 scaffold836, whole genome shotgun sequence genomic window carries:
- the LOC126387561 gene encoding transient receptor potential cation channel subfamily M member 1-like, with protein sequence MDSRGRRGTNGSFKRSSIKRSASSGSQKTQRVWIERTFQKRECIQIIPGKDTSRCGCGQLMAQHTLVPPGAKEEGAPVVQVEVQPAERWSPLKHTQTSSTDAYGVIEFQGGGHVNKAMYIRVSYDSKPDHLLHLMVKEWQLELPTLLISVHGGLQNFDLPPKLKQVFGKGLIKAAVTTGAWIFTGGVSTGVIRHVGDALKDHSSKSRGKVCAIGIAPWGIVENKEDLIGRDVSRPYQTMSNPLSKLSVLNSSHSHFILSDNGTSGKYGAEVRLRRQLEKHIALQKINTRLGQGVPVVCLILEGGPNVISIVLESLREEPPVPVVVCDGSGRASDIISFAHRYCGEDGLLTDSVKDQLMVTIQKTFNYSRSQAQQIFIMVMECMKKRALT encoded by the exons ATGgacagcagagggaggagaggaactAACGGATCGTTCAAACGTTCGTCCATCAAACGCAGCGCGTCGTCTGGATCACAGAAG ACTCAGAGAGTGTGGATCGAGAGAACTTTCCAGAAGAGAGAATGTATCCAGATTATTCCCGGCAAAGACACCAGCAG gTGTGGTTGTGGTCAGTTGATGGCGCAGCACACCTTGGTCCCTCCAGGGGCCAAAGAGGAGGGGGCCCCTGTGGTTCAGGTGGAGGTCCAGCCTGCAGAGAGGTGGAGTCCTCTGAAACACACCCAGACCTCGTCCACCGACGCCTACGGAGTCATCGAGTTCCAGGGAGGAGGACACGTCAACAAGGCCATG tacATCCGGGTCTCGTATGACTCCAAACCGGACCACCTGCTCCACCTGATGGTGAAGGAGTGGCAGTTGGAGCTCCCCACGCTGCTGATCTCGGTGCACGGAGGACTTCAGAACTTCGACCTGCCGCCAAAACTGAAGCAGGTTTTTGGAAAAGGACTGATCAAAGCAGCGGTGACCACGGGAGCCTGGATCTTCACCGGAGGAGTCAGCACTG GAGTGATCCGTCATGTCGGAGATGCTCTCAAAGATCATTCGTCAAAGTCCAGAGGGAAAGTCTGCGCCATTGGCATCGCACCATGGGGCATCGTGGAGAACAAAGAGGACCTCATTGGGAGAGAC GTGAGTCGGCCCTATCAGACCATGTCTAACCCTCTCAGCAAGCTGTCTGTCCTGAACAGCAGCCACTCTCACTTCATCCTGTCTGATAACGGGACCAGTGGGAAGTACGGCGCCGAGGTGCGGCTCCGCCGTCAGCTGGAGAAACACATTGCCCTGCAGAAGATCAACACAC gtttgGGTCAGGGCGTCCCAGTGGTGTGTCTGATCCTGGAGGGCGGGCCTAATGTCATCTCCATCGTGTTGGAGAGTCTCAGGGAGGAGCCCCCGGTCCCTGTTGTTGTCTGTGATGGCAGCGGTCGTGCCTCTGACATCATTTCCTTTGCACACAGATACTGTGGCGAAGACGG GTTGCTGACTGACAGCGTCAAAGATCAGCTGATGGTCACCATCCAGAAAACCTTCAACTACAGCCGCAGCCAGGCGCAGCAGATCTTCATCATGGTGATGGAGTGCATGAAGAAGAGAGCGCTG ACATG